The proteins below are encoded in one region of Triticum aestivum cultivar Chinese Spring chromosome 1B, IWGSC CS RefSeq v2.1, whole genome shotgun sequence:
- the LOC123099123 gene encoding uncharacterized protein, with translation MASKEGKLLLVCIVVILVMHSFESTFAEQDWETIKARVFSVCRPAIRKGHKGSGKSFTECCEAMAKEDIDGICKHLDEADEHDIDPKKLVHVARECGHKLASTEHCGTYKIPPPPIVTSGGQQ, from the exons ATGGCCTCTAAAGAAGGGAAGCTTCTCCTCGTATGCATTGTAGTCATTTTAGTGATGCATAGTTTTGAATCAACCTTTGCAGAGCAAGACTGGGAAACTATAAAGGCTAGGGTATTCTCAGTTTGTAGGCCAGCAATTCGTAAAGGCCACAAAGGTTCGGGGAAATCATTTACTGAATGTTGTGAAGCCATGGCGAAGGAGGACATCGATGGTATCTGCAAACATCTTGATGAGGCAGACGAGCATGATATCGATCCTAAGAAACTAGTCCATGTGGCAAGAGAGTGCGGCCATAAGCTTGCGAGTACTGAACATTGTGGAA CTTACAAAATACCGCCACCACCCATCGTCACCAGCGGAGGCCAGCAATAA